TATAATAAAAGAATGTAGATGTTAGTCAAGTCTTTTGAGACAACAAAAGATGTTAATATGATAAGTATACACAAACAAACATACTTCAAAGTAGCAAAAACAAACGgatggaatatatatatatatactaaatagaGGTTCATTACAATAAGTAACCCTCCTAAGTCAAATCTACATTCTCGTACTAGTGGTGAATCCTATCACGCACTTAACTCATTTGATCTTCACATGGCAGTTCGTAACGACACAATGGACAAACATGACTTGTCTCCAACCACTTCACAATACACTCCTCGTCAAACTCATGTCCACAAGCTAAAGGCACAACTCTTCCTCCATTCTTAAACTCTTCCAAACAAATTGTGCACTCTTCCAagcttatcttcttcttcttcttgttcctgTTTTCCTTTTCGATCTTCTTCTTGTGTACTTTCCTAATTAGGGTTTTGACCACGAGCTTGCTCGCGGGTCGAAAACGGGTGTTATTACTGGCCTCATCGAACGAGACTCGAATGGCTTCTTCATTCTGAGACTGAGAATCAGGAAAAAGATCCAACTGAACCGATAAAGCACATCCAAGAGAATAGTCACTACTACTTGTGGGACAAGTTACACCGTCAATGTAGGCAACTAGTTTCCTCATCGCTTCACCAATAACGTCGTCGTCGATATTGGTTTCCACCCCGAGGAAACACTTCAATTCCTGTATGATTTGACAGTCGGAGTCTTCGTCCTCATCATCACAACCGTAGAAATCTTGTATGGAAAGCGACCTAGTCGTGAATGGCGTGTCAAACTCATCATCATCCCCAAAGATCGTGGCAGTGACTGTGATCGTTGCAGCATCTTCCGGTTGAGGATTGCTATCGATTTCGTGGCCGAAAATTGTTCTCATTGCAACTTTACTCGAGAAACACCATCAGTCGAGTCCAAGAAAACAGACCTAAAATAGTTAGTGTTTTGTTTTAGGGTTGAGTTGTATTTATAAGTGAATGATAACCTCaacagtttcttttttcttttaccgACACCGAAGCAACCGACAGGAAAGGCGGCTAATTATGCCTGAACTTGGGAATTCAAATAAAATCAGTTGTGCTAGTATAGAATCATTGTTTAGGTGAGCAaagaacaaatatataatattttattaaaacagaattaCACCAGAACTAcactatcttttaatatttcttcattttaaatatataagaaaaggaaatatatattcatatatatactttaaacttttttaaacaATCTGCTGAACAAAGACTCCACGtaatcttattaattattttttataattattcatcaatcatcatactattatttgcgaagtgattttttagattcgagctctcacgttaaaagttagagtggttaatatcgtttatattcttaatgaataaaatatataaattaactccaaaataaaaacgaatttaaatgattaaaataataacaacaataagaagaagaaatatctgaaacctaatatatgttaaatataatataatatatatacatatatattgtctttttatctgaaattatcttttaataataaatttaaaattaaaataaaaacagaaaacacataattaaatattaatcaagaaaaattatcaattttatataactgaaaagaGAACATTTAGTTTATACTACTATAATCAAAGcgattttctttctctcacgttaaaagttatagcgtcgtttttttaatacataattagattagatttgttaatatagaattactcacaaattaaaaaaattcattaatttgattctaatcattatctaaaaaattatatattatgtgatccaataatattttacatcaaaatatttttaaaataacataaatccatgtatatagttttatgaagatatgaatattttcaaattttttgcataataaatatattttattaaaaaaaaaactttattgtatataaaattaatatttaattaattattaaatatatcaaaggcatgaaaatgatttattttaatggctttcgaattgataatataattatttagtatTTGTAAAATGATTAAGCCTGCAACTGCGGGTAAAACACCTAGCTATATTcgtaaataataagaaaaaatattataaatcattattaattaatcatactattatttgcgaagtgattttttggattcgagctctcacgttaaaagttagagtggttaatatcgtttatacccttaatgaataatatataaattaactccaaaataaaaatgaatttaaatgattaaaaataataataacaataagaagaagaattatctgaaacctaatatatattaaaaatataatataatatatatacatatatattgtctttttatctgaaattatcttttaataataaatttaaaactaaaataaaaacagaaaacacataattaaagattaatcaagaaaatttatcaattttatataactcaaaagagaacatttagtttatactactatattcaaagcgattttctttctctcatgttaaaagttatagcgtttaaaatcttcattatctttaataaataattagattagatttgttaatatagaattactcacaaattaaaaacgaatttcattaatttgattcccatcattatctacaaaattatatattatgtaatccaataatattttacatcaaaatatttataaaataatatacatccatgtatatagttttatgaatatatgaatattttcaaattttttacataataaatatattttattaaaaaaactttattgtatataaaattaatatttaattaattattaaatatatcaaaggcatgaaaataatttattttaatggttctcgaattgataatataattatttagtaatttgtaaAATGATTAAGCCCGCAACtggggcaaaacacctagttatattcgtaaataataagaaaaaatattataaatcattattaattaatccaattgatgacaaaaaataattaatcaaattattatgtattactaacatataattaactatttatatatccTATACTCatttagtattttatatttataaaaatatgaaattatactTAACAATCATATTACATGGTTAACTTAAAAATAcactattataaaatataaaactaaaaatttaaacaaataatacataataTCTTTTCACAATTATTAAACTGTATAATACATTTATACAAGAGTGAAACTGTTAGCAATAACTATTTGCAATTACACATAACAAATCAAGGTCCAATggtttatattgttttgtttgtttaagaGTTCAATGATTCTTCACAAGCGCAAGTGGTTAATGACCTATTGATAATTGGGGGAATCCGGGTCCAATCctctagactatatttgagaaatgtttttgccacatgtcttctttacaatcattttcacaaaaataatatgacatagctaataaaattgatgacatatcttatagattaatatgacatg
The Raphanus sativus cultivar WK10039 chromosome 1, ASM80110v3, whole genome shotgun sequence DNA segment above includes these coding regions:
- the LOC108848348 gene encoding E3 ubiquitin-protein ligase SIRP1-like, which translates into the protein MRTIFGHEIDSNPQPEDAATITVTATIFGDDDEFDTPFTTRSLSIQDFYGCDDEDEDSDCQIIQELKCFLGVETNIDDDVIGEAMRKLVAYIDGVTCPTSSSDYSLGCALSVQLDLFPDSQSQNEEAIRVSFDEASNNTRFRPASKLVVKTLIRKVHKKKIEKENRNKKKKKISLEECTICLEEFKNGGRVVPLACGHEFDEECIVKWLETSHVCPLCRYELPCEDQMS